One Psilocybe cubensis strain MGC-MH-2018 chromosome 9, whole genome shotgun sequence genomic window, GTTGTCAACAAACCATAAAGATATTAACCAAATTCAGCTCACCTGGAGAAACACTATTGGGATATCCTGACGGTAGGAACATCCGAGTTAAAAGGTCGACTATATACACCATTCCAACATGTCTATCTCCGTGTTCAGGTCGACTTGACTTCGTCGCTTTAACTATGCCATTAACGAGTTGAGTGTGGGCGATTCCTCCAGTGTCCAAGCGTTCCTCGATTATGGCCATAACCTCAAGCCGTATAGAGCTGTCGCAGTAGGAGTTGCCAACTACCAGAGCGGCACAAGCCACTGGTTGGGTAACGAGTTACGGTTGAAAATGGCGTGCTCCGGACCTCGGGTGAAAATTTTATCTCCGCTTTAATTTAGTCTTAACTTGGTTAATTTTCAGGGGCTACAAATGGGACTTTTGGCATCTGAAGCGTTCAGGTCGCGACGAACGTACAACTCAATTATAAAGGTAATGCTATCATTAAATGGATTTATAATATCTTACTTGTAATAGGGCGAGGGATTTTGATCGTGGAAGTATGATTACAATGGCTTACACTCTACTCAACATCACGGCCTGTCTCGAAAGAGAAAGGAGATTTCGCACGGGAATCAAATGAATACAGGGTCTCTACACGGGGTATTTCTGATATCTACGTAAAGATATGGCTAATGAATTTTGCTGGTGGTAAGACTTCCACGAGAAGACGCGAAGGCTTTCATTAATTGGCTCGTTCAATTTTTTAATCAGCAGATCATAGTTTGACTGGTTTATATCATCCGTTTGTTCTATCACTGTCAGATATCGAGTCGAGTCATGAAAACTGAAGACTCTGTTTCTCTCCGTATCGTGAGGCGAGGCTTCCGGGGTCCGAGGACTGAGTCGGATCTCAGAAGGTACATCACTGACAGATTTGTGTGAAGTAACTGTTGTTCATTGCTCGTTTTCGGCTTTCCTTCATCATATCATATTTCAAGGCCTGTGCTAGAAATATCTGACTCGACTTGATATGAGTTTCTTAATAGCCACAGCGTAAGGCTATAGGCCGCTGCTCAATAGCTTATCTAAACAAGACTGAACGTGATGCGAAAAACGGAATACCCACggatacacacacacaacaaCGTAAGCTAATGACAACACATATCTTCCCACAGATAATCCTTGATCAAGAAGACTCATCGAGGAAACGCACAGTCCCTTCGTTCTTTAGTTTTTCGAACATGCTCCGAAACTTATACACAGCTCAGGTATCTGAGGGATAACCTATGAAGATTGAAAGCGGATTTCAATCAGAGTAGTTAAACGTTGGGAAGTGAACTGCTGAAAAATGCGCCACTGGATCGTGTTATCGCCTATACATAGCTGCGGCCTTGTGTGTAACCCTGTGGAAGAAGTCACGATTTTAGAAGTAACAAATGGTTTCTCATGATTGGTGTACCCAATTAATCAGAATAAGCCCGGTTCAATGGATTGCGACGAACAGCCTGAGATTTTagatacacacacacatcgaTTGTGGTTTTTAGGAGACAGAAAGCACTTCTGAATTCTTCCCGCCACCCCAATACAACCACTGTTAGTAATGGCTCACCTCTTCACCGCACCCGTCGTAGATGCTACACCAGACAACGGCTTCGCAGATAGCGACCGTGTATCCTCGGCATACTTGCACCACCAAGAGAGTTCGTACACGGATCTATGGACCGACGTTGACGAATCCTGTAAGCTGAATGTGCCATCGGGAAGCACTTGGGGTGTCTTTCGCTGATTTAAAATGTATATTATCATAGCACCCCAGTATCAAGATGGTCTCAAGCTATTTCTCGAGTGTCTGGTTGAGCTAGATCAGCTAGACGCAAGTTCTCCACTTAGATTGACAATGGAGGGCGGTGGTCCCCTTTTTATGTCCCAACATCACCTGGAAGACCCCCAAGTTACCTTACCTTCTGCACGAAGGTGCACACCAGAGCCATGGGATGCGTATCATAGCTCGAGTGAATACTATTTCGAACACACTTATGCTACTTTCATGCTGACTTCACTTTGGTCGGTCCCGTAGACAAATGTGCTATACCTCCCCCCACTGGTAGGCAGCTCAATGCACTCACATCATCAAGATTCCAATACCACGAACCAGGCTCGACGTCACCCGAAGGGGACAATTATAATGAACACCTGTCGGCTCCATTACCGATCGCACCAGTATCAAAGTCTACGCCATTGTGGTCGATGTCGGGGGAATCTTCGTACCCAAGACCACCCTCCTTTCCCATCGAAGACAATCTGAGTAAGAGCAGTATGCCCTCTCGGTCCCGTTTATGGTTATTGACCAACGATCAATTTATGACTAGACCAACCCGACTATTGGAATAAGACTGCCGTCAATGTCATTCCTGGCAGCAAACCAGTTGGGCTACCATACCAGCGGTAAGAGTCAAACCCTACTTAATACCATCATTATATGATGTACCTGTGTATTGACTCACACACAGACAGCAATCGCTGACTGCAGCGATATGGTCTAGCCCTGGCCATCATCCGATAGGTTCCTTCTCCTCATCcagaaaggagaaagaaaatatcATGAATACATCCACCACCGACGCACATGGAACTGGCTCCGGGCACCTAGTGCCCGTAGAGCACATACCGGACAACCATGCACaaggaagaaatggaaggTATGATGTTTTCTTTCATCCTCTCTACTGAGTGGATTCTGACAGCATGTCCTGGGATATAGTGAGGAATTGCCACATACAGGGCATGACATAGAAACCAAAAGGTGAGAATCACAAAACCATCACTTCAGCGCAGTGAGCTCTaaagacatcaattttcTTCATAGGACCTCCCGAAAGAGATCTCACGCAGATTCAATCGGGGAGGATAACCATGTAAAAGTCCTCCCCAGGGCAAAAAAGAGCAAGGCCACGGTGGTTGAGCCAAGCTCAAAAGTTACAGGGTCCAAAAGGAATGTCAAGCGACCGATTCAAGTACAATCGGCGCTCCCCGAGATGATGGCAGAGGTTGCAGATGGGGTGGAGATAGTGGAGGCTAGTGAGATTGAGAACGATGGAATTATCAATCGTTTCTTGAGTTTGACCGGCCGAGAGTGCGTAGAAGGGGCAACTGGATTCAACCCATTGCCTATTCAATTTGACACCATGGAACTGTTGTAAGTGGGATAGTTGAATCTGGTTCACGAGGCATTGAGGCTGACAAGCCCATAATATAGAACCGGGCCTCCAGACACttccaagaagaagagaggCCATGGAAAGGGTCCCAAGACGTAGCAGTGAGTGGGCAGTAGGGTGTCGAGGAGTCGAACGCATCGTCGCGAACAGCGCGATGCGACTTTTTTACCCTCGCACGCTTTATCGAGTCCTAATATCGATGGGCCGCCGTGATTTCTCACGGATGCCGGCCACGAGCTTAGCCATAAAAGTCGTTACACACGCTTTTTTTGGCAGTCGTGATGGGACAATTAGTAGCAAATTAGTAGCAACTTTGTAGTAGCTCAAAGCTCGTTGAGAACTACAATCATTCACTCTTTATGACTATTTGTCAGAAATTCATAGATTCAATGATTATGGATGCATCTAGATAAGTTTGGGTCTGATTAATATTTATCCTTCAATTAGAATACCAGCCGCCTTAGTAGTGCTTTGCACGATCGAGGTATGCATTTTCTGCCCGGCCATATCGGCCTTTTGTACTGTGTTGGCTTGTTCATATCAttgttcaacgttcaaccctCGACGCGTAACACTCGGTTTCAAGCCTGCAGGCAGGACTTAGGAACCAGTTTGACGTCTACACGACCTGAACAAGGCACGTATTCATAAACTGAAACAAAATGATGGGACTGGCTAAACAATTATGCATTAGATTTAGCGCCCAATGGTCTTCCGTCCGACGGACAAAAACGCCCGAAAAAAGGTTAAgtagcccaccgcgagggtcGAACTCGCAGCCTTCAGATCGCCTTTGCCCATAGACACTGTAAGAGTCTGACGCTCTATCCGATTGAGCTAGGCGGGCGATGTCAGTAACTGAGGCTGTCGCCACCCGCTCCGGGGTCAACGGGAATGCAAAGGATTCCAACAATAAATCCAACGATGAACGGAAAATACGTGTAGCATCTCTCTAAACAAAGGACAGAACAGGTGGGCTCCACCTATTGGAGGCAAAATTGGCGTGCCAATATTGGGCACCCCACGCAACGCGATCATCTCAACTAAGCCGCACCAAAAGCTGTACCAAAGCGGTGCAATGTGTGCGACATGGTGATACTCGAGATAACCCATGCGATGATCTCCCAGTATCCCGGATGCGCAATTAGCACATTAGATATTTGCGAAGAGTTAGTTCAAACTTATTTCTGAGAAAAACTGTATGTACTACAGAAAGTCTGTTTCTGGTAGCGATACATCACTACGCAGGAAAATAGACGTGAACTAATGGTAATGCAAACTGATTATACTGCGACAGTactcatcaacctcttcgcGTTTGGTGTGTCTTGGGTAGTTTTGCTTACGACAATTCAACGGTGTCTGCAAACAGGTCACCTGCAAGGCCCCCGGGATACCGAGGCAGGCCACCAACAACTAATTCGAGCTTTCGTGCACTCTGCCTGATTGTGTTGATCTCATCTTCTGTCAATTTTACGTTGCCTGCGGCTGCTTTCTCTGCCAAGTACTCTAGAAAAATAGTCAGGTTTTGTTGAATCAATGCCAAAGTTCCCAAGCCAGTGTGCTGAGCCTCTGGTGAAAGTACCCAAGTCAAAGAGGGCAGCGGATTTGAAATGTGATCGATATGTAAACAAGGATAATCAAGTTTCTGACTCAGCATATTTTGAGCTCCGCTCGGTTTTGCCTTACTAGTACTTATCTATCTAGAAAAGAGAcgagattcacagaaggcctggaTCACGAGGCTACCACTACATATCTTACCGTCTCGCATACACAAGTAGGCCTCCTCTCGATACGAGAGTCTGGTTGTTTAAAGGTATTTTACGCTTTCCCACAGAAACACCGGCATTCGAAAACTTTTCATCTCCCGTTATAGCCGATATTTCACACAATGTCCACGAGTATAAGTGGTCACACAGGCTTGCCACCTCAGTATTTCCACTCTTAATGTGGCGTTCAACTTTGTTCCGACCGCAAACGTGTAGGATGTTCACGACCGAAGCTAAACGTGTCGATTGTGTTTTTTCTCAACTTCCTCCTGCGCCGCCACACTCGTTACCGCCTTTTACTACGTTTCCGTCGACTCCGCCGCATTCCGTCAAACATTGGAAGGCGGATGTTTTAGCTCATCGCAAGCTTTACCATTGCCTTCGAAATCTTCATAAGTCTGTGGGATACAATCGCCATCGAATTGTTGAATGGCCAGTGGAATCCTCGGACACATCTAGGTATGCACAATATTGAATTCTGCGCATTGGAACTGCTCATTTGCCGCGCAGACTCCCACTAGGAGACTATATGCAGTCACTCATAAGCCCCATTGCAAAGTTATTAAATACGCTTCACAGCCCTGAAGTGCTACAAGGGAATCCAATGGGATGTGTCAAAGTTGAACTCGGAAATTGTGAGCCGCTGTCCTTGAGTGATTTAATAATCATTTCTCATATGTGAATTTTTTCTTGCAGTCATTGTTGGAGCCACCTTTACAACCGACGAGTTCAAGTTGTACTCTATTTATCCTCCATATATTCTGTTTGTCGTAAGTCAGGTATAGTTTCTCAACATGCCTCAGACCGAATAATTATGCATGTTACAGCCAGACGAACTGTTCGAACCTGATGGACAAACGTGCTCCGCCGGCCTCAAATTCGCATTTTCAAAGATCTCGGATTCTGCATCATCAGTCATCGTAACAAATTTCAAAGACATCGCAGTTTTCTTTATGAGAAAAGGTGGGTACATCTCTGTAGGAGAAGACGTCTTTATCAAGGTAGAAACATCCCATATTCCGGCGGCATTGAGAACTTTAGCAACTGCTTGCTTGCTCGATGCATTGCCGCCGTTTGGCTTTATGAATGGCCCTAATTTGTACGCTGGCATATGGGATGAGAATTTCATTCTTCCGATGGGTCCGCCTCAAAACCCCGACCAACCTCTGCATTCCGATGAGCACTTGATTCCTACGTGTAATCGCAATTCTGACTTTGACCGCGCTACTTTGTTACGGGACCGTAACAGAGCTCTGCAGTTTTTTCGATGGAATAAACATGTGCTGCAACGTAAATCCAAACTTGTCACACGTGCTAAAGATCTTCTTCACGGGACCACAAATCAACGTTTCAATCCAGCTATACAGGTTCCGTCCCCCTTGTATCCGTTCGATCCATCCGAGTTGCCTTCGGACACTAGGAATCATCTCCAAATGATTTACCGTGTGTCACCATTGTCTCAAGGCGGTCTTGACAAGGCATTGGCACAAAGCAAATCGTTCGCACTTCAGATTGACGACGTGCTAGCGGAAGGGGAGAGAGTGAGATTCTGCTCTGTCTACCGCTGCAGGCTCACATCAATTGATGGGCACCCTGTATCTTCCTCACCTTTGCTTTGTTTAAAACTTTTTGACGACCGATTCCAAGATTTACATCACTTGATTGACTATGAAGATCCCTTTCCCCTTTGGTTTGGGTTAGTATCCATCGCCGAAGACTGTGCTGATATCGAGACGATCGTTTATAATAAACTTCGTCCTGTACAAGGAACGGTTATTCCTTGGTTCTATGGGCAACATCAGGTAGCATTTATCGTTATAGTATGAGCTTTTTCTCTGATTAATAATTCTGAAAGTTTATTCTACCTAACGGAGTGACCATTCAAGGGCTACTCATGGAATACATCGACGGATACCATCTGGACTCCGAACGCACAAATGAATTGAGTTCTGCTCAGCAGATCCAAGTTGTACGTATTGATATCGTTGGTCCTTCAGAGAGGCTAATATAGCTGTACCAGATTCAAAGTTGTCGCCATGCTGTCCGTGTTCTGGATGCTGGAGACATAACGCAGATGGATTGGCATGATCGCCAATTTGTACTGTGTACACATCCCACTGCCCAAGTGGAATGTGTCGTTCTCCTTGACTTTTCAACGATACTTCAAACCTGCGAACCAGACTTCATTAATTTCCGGACAAACTGTCTCAAAATGTTGTCCGTCCTTCTTAATTCCGGCCCAACAGATGGGGGGCTCGATTCTGACTTGATTTTTCAATACTACGAAGATCCTGACACGTGGGATCCTACGGTGGGCGCAGTCGGCGACAAGAAAGGGCGCAGAAAATTTATTGAATACAATGGCACGATGTTCCCTTTTATAAAACTGGAGCAACCACCGCCTCTTGAACTAGTGTAAAGCGTAGCTTTACGAGATATCTCAGTTTCACGCGACGTAAACGAGAACCAATCGTTTCTACGTAGTATAAAACAAAGATCTAAAGTTTTTCCCTCCCGCGACCAGTGCAATTAATCCTCCTCTGAGGTCCTTGCCAAATAATACTCAACAATAGATAGGGGCTCCTTACACATTCCTTACAACTAGCGAGGATATCAATGTGATGATCAAACCAAGATGTGGACCTGATAAACATGAGTGTAAGGCGGTCTTATAATAGAGTAAGCCCATCGCTGTGTTACCTTTGCCCCGGACCCCGATGTAGTCGTACTTACCATGTTTGTATTTGTTTTATGAAGGTCATTGCTTTGCGATATCTGGTTGAGTCATTGTGGTGTAGTGTTGAAGTTGTGGGAATGGCAGTATACATAACTGtatatcaagaagaagataaGTAAATTGAACCGGAACGAGGCTTTCCATTCTACTTAAATGTTAAACTTCTAGCCATAAGTATTTAATGGCCTGGACCCGGAAACAATTGGGCCAAGCCGGTGTCATGCGGCCGAAGGCGCATCTTCATGAGTTCAAAGTTGTAGTGATTGTTGGGTGAGGTTGTTAAACTTGCTCGTGGAAACCGGTCTGTGCGAAAAGTCACATGTTTCACGTGCTCGACGCGTCGATGGACAACTTTGGTGGGCAATAGCGAGTTTAGTATGTACTAATGACGTTGAATAGCCATTAAGCGTGTAGATAAATTTCAGGTAGACCAAATGTGCGGGAAAATTTTTGGTCATGTTAGCTTCATGCTCAAACCCCAAAACAATTGTTCAGAAGTAGTGACACGTTTACTCGCCAATCTCATATAAAAATTATCCGATGCAATGTACGTATGGATGATATCTATTATTGACAGGACGTGGGCAACAAAACTATTGAATGAATGCCTGAAGTCTTATCGTTTTGTTCTGATTATAAATAAACCGTTCGATAGCACACGAAGTCACCATATTGGCTTGTTGCTAATACAAATCGGGGTCCACAACTCGAACTtccgccgtcgttgattggttgctggaaaaaaattgaatgaaaaaGTGGTTAGTCAGCAAGTTATTTCAATCACGAgtgcttcttctttttgccTTCTACGGGTACGACGGTCGACTCTACGCCTTCAGGTTTCGATGGTTGGAATAATAACTCTCATGTGCCATTCAAAAACAGAACTATGCTGAGTAAATTGGACCACAACCAAAGGTATAAAATGTGGTAAAAAAGGTGGCATGGTTCTATCAGTTGCCCAGGCTTCCACAACCAATTCCTCTCTCCCAACTTACGTTTCATTTCAATAAACAAACAAATAGAGAAAATGCCTCTTCCTACTCGAAAAATTGGTCAAGATAATGTCAGTGCCATTGGCTTTGGACTGATGGGTCTCTCGGCGTACTACGGCCCCATTGCATTGGCGTGTCAAGTGCCCAAATATTATCGAGCCGCGCTATTTTTGGTTAGACACCAAATTTACGTGAAATTTTGTGTCTAAAGGGACCATCAATAAGTGGCTCGATTTGACAGAAATCGAGCCACTTTTTTGAGTAAGAGAGCCTTTTTTTATCCTCAGAGCGAGCTTTTCAGGTGAGCGAGAAACTTTCCAAATGCATGTCCTATGCCGTTCCAGCATTTTTCGGCACTGTTATCTGAATTATCAACCCATTACTCCTTGGTGACTTTACCTTCATCTATCTTCCAATATGGAGAGATTGTACATGTAAATAGTGTTGAAATTTTATCACTTTGGACATATTGCACAAAATTCAACCTGAATCTGTCTACAGTCTACCATTATGTCATATAAATCAAATTAAGGTGAACTCACATACAACAATTCCGTTTGGGTACTCTGATAATGTTAAAGCATTCaatcatcaatgtcaatgtatAGTACTCGGAGTCGAATATTCGTTGACTCCCTTGCCGAGTCACGGCGGCATGGTACATTCATGCAGGATGATGCCGTTTACAACGAAGGCCGACTTAGATTCAGAAAAGTCTCTCACTCACCAGAAAGGCTCGCTACTGAAGAAAAGGCTCTCAACCTGAAAAGCTCGCTCTGAGGATAAAAAAAGGCTCTCTTACTCAAAAAAGTGGCTCGATTTGACAGAAATCGAGCCACTTATTGATGGTCCCTTTAGACACAAAATTTCACGTAAATTTGGTGTCTAACCAAAAATAGCGCGGCTCGATAATATTTGTGCACTTGACACGCCATACCATTGGGAGCGACGAGGAAAGATTTAAGGTACGTCCTAGGGTGCTTTCTATCTGATGATTTGACCTGCTTATCATTGCTGTCCCGATCGTTTTATACTAGGTCCTCGATGCTGCCCTAGAAGCTGGTTGCACCAACTGGGACTCGTCTGATATATATGGCGACAGTGAAGAGCTTCTTGGGAAGTGGTCAGtaattttttgaaatttaTATCATTACGAGTAGTGTTTATTAACTAAATACCATGAATAGGTTCAAGCGTACAGGAAAGAGGGACCAAATTTTCCTAGCGACCAAATTTGGAGTTACCCCTCAAGGTGCAAATGGTACACCCAAATACGTCAGATCTGCGGTCGAGAGCTCTCTCAAGAAACTCGGAATCGATACCATTGACCTCTACTATATCCACGTAAGTCGTGCTTTCCCTAGCTTTTTTTAGGCCTCTGACGACAATCATCTTCGCCATAGCGTATTGATCAAACTGTCCCTATTGAGGTATGTACATTGTTATTTCATATCAAATACTTGAATGAATATCTTGATAGATCACTATGAGAGCTTTGGCTGAGCTCGTAAAGTACGCTTTTCTCGTCGTTTTGGTCGTCATTAATTCATTAATCACAACGTATCTCAGGGAAGGCAAAGTACGATACATTGGCTTATCCGAGATGTCCGCTGCGACTCTTCGAAGGGCTCATGCAGTTCACCCCGTGGCCGCTATTCAAATCGAATATTCTCCCTTTTATCTGGACATAGAGAATGACAAGGTTGCGCTGCTGAAGACCTGCCGCGAGCTTGGAATTGCAGTAGTGGCCTACTCTCCTTTGGGCAGAGGAATGCTAACAGGAACATACGTATGTTATTGACCTTTCTATTCCCTCTTCTGAGCTCAACTATTTCTCCAGAAATCCCACGACGACATTCCAGACGGAGAATGGAGGAAGACAATTCCCAAGTAAATATTCTGTCGTTGCAATTTAAGGTTCTGCAACTGATACTTTGTATGACCACTCTTAGATTCTCAAGGGAAAACTTCCCCAACATTTTGAAGCTCGTTTCCGAATTCCAAGAGATAGGCAAAAGCCACGGCGCTACCGCCGGTCAAGTTGCACTCGCCTGGTTACTTGCTCAAGGGGACGATATCATTCCAATCCCTGGAACCAAGAAGATTAAGGTATTTCGAATTTTGATGCTTCCAGTTTCTATACTCACTAACTTCCCTGACTTCGTAGTACCTAAAGGAGAACATCGCGGCTGCTGATGTGTCGCTCACCCAAGATGAGATTGCTAGGATCAGAAACTTGGCTGAAGCCGTCAATGCCGCTGTTGGTGATTTGGAGAGGTACCCAGTGGGAGACATGGTCACACTTCTCGCCGATACGCCGGAGTTCAAGTGATCACAGTTTTCGCGATCCTGTGGAGTAGATAGCTGTGTTTACATTTGGTTATGATTTGCACACGAATAGATGAAATAATCCGTTGATCCATCGGACTCTGTCTCTCAAAGCTTTGGAAACCAATACTGCTGACATTCCATAACAATGAGGCATCATGATAACACTTAGGTATTTATACAGTGGCCAGGATTTCCCCTCAGTGTCTACTATGGAAATGCAAATAACACAATTCATGTCGAGCGCCCATCTCCACTTTTCGAGCATCATACTTAATGTCATTTACTATTATTAATTGCTTACTGTACGGCCGTTCtattctctcttttctgtttctggTAGAAACGAGCCTGGTAGTATATAACGAAGAGCGCAGGCATTGAGCTATTATATTCATGATAGATTAACCCATGCGCTGAGCTTTCATAGCGAACTCTTGAGTTTAATGATATGCGTCCTTACCACTCATTGAGCAGCTTTCGACAATCTATCAATAACGTATTTGACGCATTTATATATATCCCCAAGTATCATGAAGCCCCATCTTTTGATACACAAAAACAGCGAAGGTACCCATGCGATCCCCCGCCCTTTATAACAGTCCTTAAGCAACTTTCCTGTTCGCCATCTCCCCACACATACTATAGGTGTACAATGGACAATCAAGGACAAGGATGGATTTCCGATGAAGCCACAACGCGCCCACCAGTGAAACCAACCACCTCTATTCGAACACCCGACGAGGTGTACGCCGTCCGAGGTATTCTCATGCGATGGCTTCCAATAGAGATAGCACACCTTATCATGGATGAGGTCCAATACTGGCCCGCTATTATCAGTCAGTCAAATGCAATCTCGTCCTCGCCGATGAA contains:
- a CDS encoding Aldo-keto reductase str7, producing MVPLDTKFHRGSIIFVHLTRHTIGSDEERFKVLDAALEAGCTNWDSSDIYGDSEELLGKWFKRTGKRDQIFLATKFGVTPQGANGTPKYVRSAVESSLKKLGIDTIDLYYIHRIDQTVPIEITMRALAELVKEGKVRYIGLSEMSAATLRRAHAVHPVAAIQIEYSPFYLDIENDKVALLKTCRELGIAVVAYSPLGRGMLTGTYKSHDDIPDGEWRKTIPKFSRENFPNILKLVSEFQEIGKSHGATAGQVALAWLLAQGDDIIPIPGTKKIKYLKENIAAADVSLTQDEIARIRNLAEAVNAAVGDLERYPVGDMVTLLADTPEFK